A genomic stretch from Falco naumanni isolate bFalNau1 chromosome 6, bFalNau1.pat, whole genome shotgun sequence includes:
- the TENT5A gene encoding terminal nucleotidyltransferase 5A has product MADDEKAGGSPGGSYAGGCESAHCNVLSWEQVQRLDRILSETIPIHGRGNFPTLAMQPRQIVKVVRSRLEEKGIGLRDVRLNGSAASHVLHQDSGLGYKDLDLIFCADLKGEAEFQTVKDVVLDCLLDFLPEGVNKEKITPLTLKEAYVQKMVKVCNDSDRWSLISLSNNSGKNVELKFVDSLRRQFEFSVDSFQIKLDSLLLFYECSENPMTETFHPTIIGESVYGDFQEAFDHLCNKIIATRNPEEIRGGGLLKYCNLLVRGFRAASESEIKSLQRYMCSRFFIDFSDIGEQQRKLESYLQNHFVGLEDRKYDYLMTLHGVVNESTVCLMGHERRQTLNLITMLAIRVLAEQNIIPNVANVTCYYQPAPYVADANFSNYYIAQVQTVFPCQQHTYSTWLPCN; this is encoded by the exons ATGGCAGACGATGAGAAGGCcggcggcagccccggcgggaGTTACGCGGGCGGCTGCGAGAGCGCGCACTGCAACGTGCTGAGCTGGGAGCAAGTGCAGCGGCTGGACCGCATCCTCAGCGAGACCATCCCCATCCACGGCCGCGGCAACTTCCCCACGCTGGCCATGCAGCCCCGCCAGATCGTCAAGGTGGTGCGGAGCCGGCTGGAGGAGAAGGGCATCGGCCTGCGGGACGTGCGGCTAAACGGCTCGGCCGCCAGCCACGTCCTCCACCAGGACAGCGGCCTGGGCTACAAGGACTTGGACCTCATCTTCTGCGCCGACCTCAAAGGGGAAGCCGAGTTTCAGACTGTGAAGGACGTGGTCTTGGACTGCCTCTTGGATTTCTTGCCCGAGGGGGTGAACAAGGAGAAGATCACGCCGCTCACCCTCAAG GAGGCTTACGTGCAGAAAATGGTAAAAGTATGCAATGATTCAGACCGATGGAGTCTCATCTCCCTGTCCAACAACAGTGGCAAAAATGTGGAGCTGAAATTTGTGGACTCTCTGAGGCGGCAGTTTGAATTCAGTGTCGATTCCTTTCAAATCAAACTGGactccctgctgcttttttatgaGTGCTCAGAGAATCCGATGACTGAAACTTTTCACCCGACTATCATTGGTGAGAGCGTCTATGGGGATTTCCAGGAAGCCTTTGATCACCTCTGCAACAAGATAATTGCCACCAGAAACCCAGAAGAAATCAGAGGAGGTGGTCTTCTGAAGTACTGCAACCTTTTGGTAAGGGGCTTTAGGGCTGCCTCCGAATCCGAGATTAAGTCCCTGCAGAGATACATGTGTTCGAGGTTTTTCATTGACTTCTCAGACATtggagaacagcagagaaagctgGAGTCCTACTTGCAGAACCACTTTGTGGGATTAGAGGACCGCAAGTATGACTATCTCATGACCCTTCACGGTGTGGTGAATGAGAGCACAGTGTGCCTGATGGGGCATGAGAGGAGACAGACTCTGAATCTGATCACCATGCTGGCCATCCGGGTCCTAGCCGAGCAAAATATCATTCCCAATGTGGCCAATGTCACCTGCTATTACCAGCCAGCCCCATATGTAGCAGATGCCAACTTCAGCAATTACTATATTGCACAGGTTCAGACGGTGTTCCCTTGCCAGCAGCACACATACTCTACTTGGCTGCCCTGTAATTAA